The DNA region CCTACTACCGCGCGCTCAACCGTCGCTTCGGCCAGTACGACGCCTTGCTTTACGAGCTGGTGGCCCCGGAAGGGACCGTGGTCCAACCGGGCCGGGGCACGTCCAACGGCAGCGCCGTTGGCGCCCTGCAGAACGGGATGAAGGGGATCCTGGAGCTCGAGCACCAGCTCGAGCGGGTCGACTACACGAAGCCGAATTTTGTCCACGCCGACATGTCGCCCGACGACTTTCAGAAGTCGATGACCGATCGGGGCGAAGGGTTTTTGCAGCTCTACTTCAAGATGCTTGGCTCCGGGATCGCAGCTCAGAGCAAGATGGCGGTCGAGGGAAAATCAGCCGACGCCGACATCCTGATGGCATTGTTCTCGCAGAACCGGGCCAACAAGCTGAAGATCGCGATGGCCAAACAGCTTTGCGAGATGGGCTCGATGCTCTCGGCGTTAGGGGGAGAGCAGGGGTCGACCTTGATCACCGAACGCAACCGTATAGCGCTACAGGTCATGAAGCGGGAAATCGCCGAGGGGAAGACGCGTCTCGGCGTTTTCTACGGCGCCGGTCACCTGGAGGATATGGATCAGCGCCTGCGGGAAGAGCACAAGCTGCGGCCCGTTTCTGTGGAGTGGCTCACGGCGTGGGACCTGACCAAGTGAACGGCGCTTCCAGGTCTGGCGACGGAATTGCCGATTTGGTAGGCTACAGGGCTCGACACGTATCACCACGCAATTGGACGTACTCGGATGGCAAAGCCCGGTAGAAAAGTAAAGAAAGCGAACCACGGCGCCCGCCCCGCCTGCAGCCGCCCTCGCAAGAGCCGTCGCCACAAGGTACGCACCTAGCCCGTGAGGTTAGGTCGCCCTTGAGATGAGGGCGCCTTCGAGGTTAGGACCTCTGAGATGACGGCCTCTGATGAAGGTAGGCCTCCGTCGGAGCCAGCCTCCGTCGCATACGGGCTTCAAACGCAGGTTCGACGGCGATCCAGCTCTACGTGGGGGGATGCTCTGTAGTGGCGCGCACCAAAGACCTTATCCTCGATCCCGCGTCGCTCGACCTCACCACGGTGGTCGCAGACATCGACGCGATCCGTAGCTGCAACCAGCAGCGGTTCGAGATGGAGCAGCTCACGGCGGTCGTTCTAGACGACCCCGACCAAGGGGTGATCGCCGGCTACAAGGACATCACCGACGCCGAGTTCTGGGTGCGGGGCCACATGCCCTCAGCGCCGCTGATGCCGGGCGTCATGATGTGTGAGGCCGCGGCTCAACTGTGCAGCTTCCATGTGGTCCGCCATCGGCTCATGGAAAGCAGCGTGATCGGATTCGGCGGGCTCGACTCCGTCCGGTTCCGCGGCATGGTCCACCCGGGTTCCCGGCTGGTGATCGTGGCGCAGCGGTTGCAAGTCCGCCCCAGCGCGTTGGTGCGTTGCAGGTTCCAGTGTTTCGTTGAGAACCAGTTGGTGTGCGAGGGGCAGATGCTTGGCATCCCGATCCCCGCTGAGGTCCTGCGTCGTGAGAACCCCACTGTTTGATCGCTGCGCTCATCGCAACGCAGCACCGCTGACTGAGAGCCATGGGTCGCCGAGCGCTTCGAAAAATTGATCCAGCGATCGACCTGTCCCGGCATCTGCTGGAATTAGAGACGCTGCAAGAGGACTGGCGTCCCGACGACGCGTTCGATCAGCTTCGGCCTCTCGAGGTTGAGGTAGGGAGCGGCAAGGGGCTCTTCCTCGAAACCGCCACGGCCGACCGCCCCGATCACAACTTCCTGGGCGTGGAAGTCGCCGCCAAGTACGCCAGGAGCTGCGCCGCCCGGCTCGCCCGCCGCGGCCGCACGAACGGCGTGGCCGTGCACGGGGACGCCC from Pirellulimonas nuda includes:
- a CDS encoding 50S ribosomal protein bL37: MAKPGRKVKKANHGARPACSRPRKSRRHKVRT
- a CDS encoding 3-hydroxyacyl-ACP dehydratase FabZ family protein; this encodes MARTKDLILDPASLDLTTVVADIDAIRSCNQQRFEMEQLTAVVLDDPDQGVIAGYKDITDAEFWVRGHMPSAPLMPGVMMCEAAAQLCSFHVVRHRLMESSVIGFGGLDSVRFRGMVHPGSRLVIVAQRLQVRPSALVRCRFQCFVENQLVCEGQMLGIPIPAEVLRRENPTV